In Fusobacterium canifelinum, a genomic segment contains:
- a CDS encoding MnmA/TRMU family protein, translating to MEKIKALALFSGGLDSALAIKVVQEQGIEVIALNFVSHFFGGKNEKAESMAKQLGIRLEYIDFKKRHILVVEDPVYGRGKNMNPCIDCHSLMFKIAGELLEEYGASFVISGEVLGQRPMSQNSQALEKVKKLSGMEDLVLRPLSAKLLPPSKAEIEGWVDREKLLDINGRSRQRQMELANFYGLVEYPSPGGGCLLTDPGYSSRLKVLEDDGLLKDEHYWLFKLIKEARFFRFSQARYLFVGRNKESNDKIDEFRRARNLDFYIHSSEVPGPHIIANTNLTEEEIDFAKKLFSRYSKAKGNEKIILNNSGNLEEVDVVDLKKLDEEIKKYQQL from the coding sequence ATGGAGAAAATTAAAGCTCTAGCTTTATTTTCTGGTGGTTTAGATAGTGCTTTAGCTATTAAAGTGGTACAAGAACAAGGCATAGAAGTTATTGCCTTGAATTTTGTATCACATTTTTTTGGTGGAAAAAACGAAAAAGCTGAAAGTATGGCAAAACAATTAGGAATTAGACTGGAATATATTGATTTCAAAAAAAGACATATTCTTGTAGTTGAAGACCCTGTTTATGGTAGAGGAAAAAATATGAATCCTTGTATAGACTGTCATTCACTTATGTTTAAAATTGCAGGAGAATTATTAGAGGAATATGGTGCAAGTTTTGTTATATCAGGAGAAGTTTTAGGACAAAGACCTATGTCACAAAATTCACAGGCTTTAGAGAAAGTAAAAAAATTATCAGGGATGGAAGATTTAGTTTTAAGACCATTATCTGCTAAACTTTTACCTCCTAGTAAGGCTGAAATTGAAGGTTGGGTTGATAGAGAAAAACTTTTAGATATAAATGGGCGTTCAAGGCAAAGACAGATGGAATTAGCAAATTTTTATGGACTTGTTGAATATCCTAGTCCAGGTGGAGGTTGCTTACTTACTGACCCAGGATACTCAAGTAGACTTAAGGTTTTAGAAGATGATGGACTTCTTAAAGATGAACATTATTGGCTTTTTAAACTTATAAAGGAAGCTAGATTTTTTAGATTTTCACAAGCAAGATATTTATTTGTTGGTAGAAATAAAGAATCTAATGATAAAATTGATGAATTTAGAAGAGCAAGAAATTTAGATTTCTATATACATAGTTCAGAAGTTCCAGGACCTCATATAATTGCAAATACAAATTTAACTGAGGAAGAAATTGATTTTGCAAAGAAACTATTTTCAAGATATTCTAAGGCTAAGGGAAATGAAAAAATTATTTTAAATAATTCTGGAAATTTAGAAGAAGTTGATGTAGTTGATTTAAAAAAATTAGATGAGGAAATAAAAAAATATCAACAATTATAA
- a CDS encoding cell division protein SepF, which translates to MGLLKDIKELVGINTGDDEEDIEDMEQEQTSKALSKRQKMEAEEVDEFRYEDYSTIFIDPKQFEDCKKIATYIEKEKMITINLENIGPNVAQRIMDFLAGAMEIKNASFAQIAKHVYTIVPENMKVYYEGKRREKKLIDLEKGERFNGEN; encoded by the coding sequence ATGGGACTTTTAAAAGACATAAAAGAATTAGTTGGAATTAATACTGGTGATGATGAGGAAGATATAGAAGATATGGAGCAAGAACAAACTTCTAAAGCTCTTTCAAAAAGACAAAAAATGGAAGCAGAAGAAGTTGATGAATTTAGATATGAAGATTATAGTACAATTTTTATTGACCCAAAACAATTTGAAGATTGTAAAAAAATTGCTACTTATATAGAAAAAGAAAAAATGATTACAATCAACTTAGAAAATATTGGACCAAATGTAGCTCAACGAATAATGGACTTTTTAGCAGGTGCTATGGAAATTAAAAATGCAAGTTTTGCACAAATAGCAAAACATGTTTATACAATAGTTCCTGAAAATATGAAAGTTTATTATGAAGGAAAAAGAAGAGAAAAGAAACTTATTGATTTAGAAAAAGGTGAAAGATTCAATGGAGAAAATTAA
- a CDS encoding YggS family pyridoxal phosphate-dependent enzyme, with protein MSIKANVEEILEDIKKYSPYPEKVKLVAVTKYSSVEDIEEFLETGQNICGENKVQVIKDKIEYFKEKNKKIKWHFIGNLQKNKVKYIIDDVDLIHSVNKLSLAQEINKKAEQSSKIMDVLLEINVYGEESKQGYSLDELKYDIIELQNLKNLNIIGVMTMAPFTDDEKVLRMVFSELRKIKDELNKEYFNNNLTELSMGMSNDYKIALQEGSTFIRVGTKIFK; from the coding sequence ATGAGTATAAAGGCAAATGTTGAAGAAATTTTAGAGGATATAAAAAAATATTCTCCTTATCCAGAAAAAGTAAAACTTGTTGCTGTTACAAAATATTCATCTGTTGAAGATATTGAAGAATTTTTAGAAACAGGGCAAAATATTTGTGGTGAAAATAAGGTTCAAGTTATAAAAGATAAGATAGAATATTTTAAAGAGAAAAATAAAAAAATTAAATGGCATTTTATTGGAAATCTTCAAAAAAATAAAGTCAAATATATTATAGATGATGTTGACTTAATTCATTCTGTCAATAAATTAAGTTTAGCACAAGAAATAAATAAAAAAGCAGAGCAATCCTCAAAAATTATGGATGTTCTATTGGAAATAAATGTCTATGGTGAAGAAAGTAAACAAGGTTATTCACTAGATGAGCTAAAATATGATATAATAGAATTGCAAAATTTAAAAAATTTGAATATAATAGGAGTAATGACCATGGCTCCTTTTACAGATGATGAAAAAGTATTGAGAATGGTTTTTTCAGAACTTAGAAAGATTAAAGATGAATTGAATAAAGAGTACTTTAATAATAATCTTACTGAGCTTTCAATGGGAATGTCTAATGATTATAAGATAGCTTTACAAGAAGGTAGTACCTTTATAAGAGTTGGAACAAAAATTTTTAAATAA
- the hemW gene encoding radical SAM family heme chaperone HemW, which produces MLKIYNTYIHIPFCERKCNYCDFTSLKGTDSQIEKYVNYLLKEIEIYSKKYDLSEKQDTIYFGGGTPSLLPIDSLEKILSKFSYDKNTEITIEVNPKTVDANKLKEYRKLGINRLSIGIQTFNDDNLKVLGRIHNSHEAIEVYNLARECGFDNISLDIMFSLPNQTLSMLQSDLEKLVNLEPNHISIYSLIWEKGTKFFRDLKSGKLKETDNDLEANMYEYIIEFLKSKDYIHYEISNFSKKDFEARHNSIYWENKQYLGVGLSAAGYLDNVRYKNFFNLKDYYNDLDKNILPIDEEEILTEEDIEQYRYLVGFRLLNNVIIPSKKYLDKCMALCKEGYLLEKENGYILSHKGLMLFNDFISNFL; this is translated from the coding sequence ATGCTGAAAATCTATAATACATATATACATATACCTTTTTGTGAAAGAAAATGTAACTATTGCGATTTTACATCATTAAAAGGAACTGATAGTCAAATTGAAAAATATGTAAATTATCTTTTAAAAGAAATAGAAATTTACAGTAAAAAATATGATTTATCAGAAAAACAAGATACAATATATTTTGGTGGAGGGACACCTTCCCTCCTACCAATAGATAGCTTGGAAAAAATTTTATCTAAGTTTTCTTATGATAAAAACACAGAAATTACCATTGAAGTTAATCCAAAAACAGTTGATGCTAATAAATTGAAAGAATATAGAAAACTAGGGATTAATAGATTAAGTATAGGAATACAAACTTTTAATGATGATAATTTAAAAGTATTAGGAAGAATACATAATTCACATGAAGCTATTGAAGTATATAATTTAGCAAGAGAATGTGGATTTGATAATATTAGTTTAGATATTATGTTTTCCTTACCTAATCAAACTTTATCCATGCTTCAAAGTGATTTAGAAAAGTTAGTTAATTTAGAGCCTAATCATATATCAATTTATTCTTTGATTTGGGAAAAAGGAACTAAGTTTTTTAGAGATTTAAAATCTGGAAAACTAAAAGAAACTGATAATGATTTGGAAGCTAATATGTATGAATATATAATTGAATTTTTAAAATCAAAAGACTATATTCATTATGAAATTTCAAACTTTTCTAAGAAAGATTTTGAGGCAAGACATAACTCTATATATTGGGAAAATAAACAATATTTAGGTGTAGGTCTGTCAGCAGCTGGATATTTAGATAATGTTAGGTATAAGAATTTTTTTAATTTGAAAGATTATTATAATGATTTAGATAAAAATATTTTACCTATTGATGAAGAAGAAATTCTTACAGAGGAAGATATTGAACAATATAGATATTTAGTTGGTTTTAGACTTTTAAATAATGTTATAATTCCTAGTAAAAAATATTTAGATAAATGTATGGCTTTATGTAAAGAAGGTTATTTATTAGAAAAAGAAAATGGATATATTTTAAGCCATAAAGGGCTAATGTTATTTAATGATTTTATTTCAAATTTTTTGTAA
- a CDS encoding phospho-sugar mutase: protein MFLDEYKKWLNSNMLSASEKEELKNIANDEKEIESRFYTNLSFGTAGMRGVRGIGRNRMNKYNIRKATQGLANYIIKETGEVGKKKGVAIAYDSRLDSVENALNTAMTLAGNGIKVYLFDGVRSTPELSFAVRELKAQAGIMITASHNPKEYNGYKVYWEDGAQIVDPQATGIVSSVEAVDIFNGIKLMEEKEAIDKGLLVYVGEKLDDRYIEEVKKNAINPNVENKDKVKFVYSPLHGVAARPVERVLKEMGYTNVYPVKEQEKPDGNFPTCDYANPEDTTVFKLSTELADKVGAKICIANDPDGDRVGLAVLDNDGKWFFPNGNQIGILFAEYILNHKKDIPENGTMITTVVSTPLLDTIVKKNGKKALRVLTGFKYIGEKIRQFENKELDGTFLFGFEEAIGYLVGTHVRDKDAVVASMIIAEMATTFENNGSSIYNEIIKIYEKYGWRLETTVPITKKGKDGLEEIQKIMKSMRAKTHTEIAGVKVKEYRDYQKGVDNLPKADVIQMVLEDETYLTVRPSGTEPKIKFYISVVDSDKKVAEEKLAKIEKEFINYAENL from the coding sequence ATGTTTTTAGATGAATACAAAAAATGGTTAAATTCTAATATGTTATCTGCAAGTGAAAAAGAAGAACTTAAAAATATTGCTAACGATGAAAAAGAAATTGAAAGTAGATTTTATACAAATTTGAGTTTTGGAACTGCTGGTATGAGAGGTGTAAGAGGTATTGGTAGAAACAGAATGAATAAATATAATATAAGAAAAGCAACTCAAGGTTTGGCTAATTATATTATAAAAGAAACAGGAGAAGTAGGTAAGAAAAAAGGTGTTGCTATTGCCTATGATTCAAGATTAGATTCTGTTGAAAATGCTCTTAATACTGCAATGACTTTGGCAGGTAATGGAATAAAAGTTTATTTGTTTGATGGAGTGAGATCAACTCCTGAACTTTCTTTTGCAGTTAGAGAATTAAAAGCTCAAGCAGGTATTATGATAACTGCTTCTCATAATCCAAAAGAGTATAATGGGTATAAGGTTTATTGGGAAGATGGAGCTCAAATAGTTGATCCACAAGCAACAGGTATTGTAAGCTCTGTTGAAGCTGTTGATATATTCAATGGTATTAAATTGATGGAAGAAAAAGAAGCAATAGATAAAGGACTTCTTGTTTATGTTGGTGAAAAATTAGATGATAGATACATAGAAGAAGTTAAGAAAAATGCTATCAATCCAAATGTAGAAAATAAAGATAAAGTAAAGTTTGTATACTCTCCTTTACATGGAGTAGCAGCGAGACCTGTTGAAAGAGTTTTAAAAGAAATGGGTTACACAAATGTATATCCTGTGAAAGAACAGGAAAAACCAGATGGAAATTTTCCAACTTGTGATTATGCAAACCCAGAGGACACAACTGTTTTTAAATTGAGTACAGAACTTGCAGATAAAGTAGGAGCTAAAATTTGTATAGCTAATGACCCTGATGGAGACAGAGTGGGCTTAGCTGTTCTTGATAATGACGGAAAATGGTTTTTCCCAAATGGAAACCAAATAGGAATTTTATTTGCAGAATATATTTTAAATCATAAAAAAGATATTCCAGAAAATGGAACTATGATTACAACTGTTGTATCAACTCCACTTCTTGATACTATTGTTAAAAAGAATGGTAAAAAAGCTTTAAGAGTTCTTACAGGTTTTAAATATATTGGTGAAAAAATTAGGCAATTTGAAAATAAAGAATTAGATGGAACTTTCTTATTTGGTTTTGAAGAAGCTATAGGATATTTAGTAGGGACTCATGTTAGAGATAAAGATGCAGTTGTTGCTTCTATGATAATCGCTGAAATGGCTACAACTTTTGAAAATAATGGTTCTAGTATCTATAATGAAATTATAAAAATCTATGAAAAGTATGGTTGGCGTTTAGAAACTACTGTTCCTATAACTAAAAAAGGAAAAGACGGACTAGAAGAAATACAAAAAATTATGAAGTCTATGAGAGCAAAAACTCATACAGAAATAGCTGGTGTAAAGGTAAAAGAATATAGAGATTATCAAAAAGGTGTTGATAATTTACCAAAAGCAGATGTTATCCAAATGGTTTTAGAAGATGAAACTTATCTAACAGTAAGACCTTCTGGAACAGAGCCTAAGATTAAATTCTATATTTCAGTGGTAGATAGTGATAAAAAAGTTGCTGAAGAAAAATTGGCAAAAATAGAAAAAGAATTTATAAATTATGCTGAAAATCTATAA
- a CDS encoding complement resistance protein TraT produces the protein MKKNLKTILFSLLLIFAFVSCSTMHTVVSKRNLDVQTKMSDTIWLEPAAANERTVFVQVRNTSGKNLNIEQKVINVLTSKGYRIVNDPAEAKYWLQANILKVDKVNLDSGNGFSDAVLGAGIGGVLGAQRSGGAYTALGWGLAGAAIGTLADALVDDTAYAMVTDILIAEKTGRNVQTSTRNSVKQGNSGSMTSTSSGSSNMEKYSTRVLSTANQVNLKFDSAVPILEDELGKVIGGIF, from the coding sequence ATGAAAAAAAATTTAAAAACAATATTATTTAGTTTACTACTAATATTTGCATTTGTATCTTGTTCAACTATGCATACAGTAGTATCAAAAAGAAATTTAGATGTACAAACAAAAATGTCAGATACAATTTGGTTAGAACCAGCAGCTGCAAATGAAAGAACAGTATTCGTTCAAGTTAGAAATACTTCTGGAAAGAATTTAAATATTGAACAAAAAGTTATAAATGTTCTTACATCAAAAGGTTATAGAATTGTAAATGATCCAGCAGAAGCAAAATATTGGTTACAAGCTAATATTTTGAAAGTAGATAAAGTTAATTTAGACAGTGGAAATGGTTTCTCTGATGCTGTTTTAGGAGCAGGAATTGGAGGAGTATTAGGAGCTCAACGTTCAGGAGGAGCATATACAGCTCTTGGTTGGGGACTTGCAGGTGCAGCAATAGGAACATTAGCTGATGCTTTAGTTGACGATACAGCTTATGCAATGGTAACAGATATTTTAATTGCAGAAAAAACAGGAAGAAATGTTCAAACTTCAACAAGAAACTCTGTTAAACAAGGAAATTCTGGAAGTATGACATCTACTTCTAGTGGTTCATCTAATATGGAAAAATATTCTACAAGAGTTTTAAGTACAGCAAATCAAGTTAACTTAAAATTTGATAGTGCTGTTCCAATATTAGAAGATGAATTAGGAAAAGTAATTGGAGGAATATTCTAA
- a CDS encoding vWA domain-containing protein produces the protein MNKFLIALFVTIFGFSFSNKAFAKSVIVEKKKNNIVDVVFILDRSGSMGGLESDTIGGFNSMLEKQRKIEGKAFITTVLFDDQYELLHDRVNIAKVNNITEKEYFVRGSTALLDAIGKTIAKEKAIQDTLGKNEKADKVLFVIITDGLENASKEYNSTTVKKLIEAQKEKYGWEFLFLGANIDAIETANTIGISAERAVNYKSDSIGTKKNYDTLNKAVEEVRSGKDLDKNWKADIEADYNERNKK, from the coding sequence ATGAATAAATTTCTTATTGCCTTATTTGTTACTATTTTTGGTTTTAGTTTTTCAAATAAAGCTTTTGCTAAAAGTGTTATAGTAGAAAAAAAGAAAAATAATATAGTTGATGTAGTTTTTATTTTGGATAGAAGCGGTTCTATGGGAGGATTAGAATCTGATACTATCGGTGGATTTAATTCTATGTTGGAAAAACAAAGAAAAATAGAAGGAAAAGCTTTTATTACAACTGTCTTATTTGATGATCAATATGAATTATTACATGATAGAGTTAATATTGCTAAAGTTAATAATATAACTGAAAAAGAATATTTTGTTAGAGGAAGTACAGCTCTTTTAGATGCTATTGGTAAAACTATTGCTAAAGAAAAAGCTATTCAAGATACATTAGGAAAAAATGAAAAAGCAGATAAAGTCCTATTTGTTATAATAACAGATGGATTAGAAAATGCAAGTAAAGAATATAATTCTACTACTGTTAAAAAATTAATAGAAGCTCAAAAAGAAAAATATGGTTGGGAATTTTTGTTCTTAGGTGCAAATATTGATGCAATAGAAACTGCAAATACAATAGGAATAAGTGCTGAAAGAGCAGTAAACTATAAGTCTGATAGCATAGGTACTAAAAAGAATTATGATACTTTAAATAAAGCAGTTGAAGAAGTTCGTTCAGGAAAAGATTTAGATAAGAATTGGAAAGCTGATATTGAAGCAGATTACAATGAAAGAAATAAAAAGTAG
- the tcmP gene encoding three-Cys-motif partner protein TcmP, translated as MGNFKELIKKLEIPLNELDEKKEQTNYKIKYIVEYIRLWLIVSCERKDIKIENINFIDSMANAGIYADGDLGTPTEVFLLFQECSKNNPNKQFNLFFNDKDKKRIEILEKIINYFSKNNSNLNISYHNEDVKFYLSNEKIFSSCLNYPASTVLFVDPYNFKDSNLDVMQSFINKYYCELFYNLFYNDIIRNYLKDSSKAIDSFIKNIENDFRENKNKKERFIFSYSFKNIKNLEIYRIMFITPNIKGIEKLKEALWNVFEGLPCHKNSENKNQLSMFHEEKIISFLEYASNEAKEFLLNKFHKNTILTYNDIKNFLIQKTILKEGQFIKNVIKSLIDENKIQKIGDVRKNNFKEDRYKIL; from the coding sequence GTGGGAAATTTTAAAGAATTAATAAAAAAATTAGAGATTCCATTAAATGAATTAGATGAAAAAAAAGAACAAACTAACTATAAAATAAAATACATTGTAGAATATATTAGATTATGGCTTATAGTTAGCTGTGAAAGGAAAGATATCAAAATTGAAAATATTAATTTTATTGATTCTATGGCAAATGCTGGAATATATGCAGATGGAGATCTTGGAACTCCTACTGAAGTTTTTTTATTATTTCAAGAATGTTCTAAAAATAATCCAAATAAACAATTTAATTTATTTTTTAATGACAAAGATAAAAAAAGAATAGAAATTTTAGAAAAAATTATTAATTATTTTTCTAAAAATAATTCAAACTTAAATATTTCTTATCATAATGAAGATGTAAAATTTTATCTATCTAATGAAAAAATATTTAGTTCCTGTTTAAACTATCCTGCTTCAACTGTATTATTTGTTGATCCTTATAATTTTAAAGATAGCAATCTTGATGTTATGCAAAGTTTTATTAATAAATATTATTGTGAACTATTTTACAATCTTTTTTATAATGATATTATAAGAAACTATCTAAAAGATAGCAGTAAAGCTATTGATTCTTTTATCAAGAATATTGAAAATGATTTTAGAGAAAATAAAAATAAGAAAGAACGATTTATATTTTCTTATTCTTTTAAAAATATAAAAAATTTGGAAATATATAGAATCATGTTTATTACTCCAAATATAAAAGGAATCGAAAAATTAAAAGAAGCATTATGGAATGTGTTTGAAGGTTTACCATGTCATAAAAATAGTGAAAATAAAAATCAACTTTCTATGTTTCATGAAGAGAAGATTATATCTTTTCTTGAATATGCTTCTAATGAAGCTAAAGAGTTTTTATTAAACAAGTTTCACAAAAATACAATATTAACATATAATGATATTAAAAATTTCTTAATTCAGAAAACAATTTTAAAAGAAGGTCAGTTTATAAAAAATGTTATTAAATCATTAATTGATGAAAATAAAATTCAAAAAATAGGAGATGTTAGAAAAAATAATTTTAAAGAAGATAGATATAAAATACTATAA